From the genome of Nicotiana tabacum cultivar K326 chromosome 17, ASM71507v2, whole genome shotgun sequence:
ataatgaaaattaaattccaagaatatcaaccATCAAATTCACGGAATTCACATagatatacaagtaataattacatcaaattgtcatataaaataaattcaataaatgtgatttgaggcctggCAAATAGATAAttatatatgccaacaattatccaatttactacacaatattctcaagactttaactcaataaattttgcacatataaactcgagtacgtactcgtcgcCTCGCGTACTCGGCTTTTCACATTTtatgaatggcacataagactcgatgcctaaggggtaattcccccactcgaggttaagcaagacacttatctttttgaagttatgccgatttTTCAAAATCaccttcttacttgaattgacctccgaacagctcaaatctatccaaattaattgtacaactttattaaaattcatcgcaaacaattccggataataatacgtcgacataaaattttattccaaaaagtcaacaaaagttaacgcGGGGgcacccgcctctcggaacccgacatattttttacgaaatccgaacacccattctgatatgagttcaaccataccaattttattgaatttcaataacaaatcgacctctaaatcttaaatttaaaccaagagggttttctaaattttttcaacttaattcacccattaaatgatggattcaaagacataatcatgaaaattaatcaaaactggataagaatcacttaccccaaacccccacgcaagaatctctccaaaaattgccttctaccgagctcccaatttgattttctgttatgaactcaaaccccaatttttgggacttttaattttgcccagataggccttcttcgcgttcgcgaaggccaaaaacccagctgcctcaaattcttcttcgcgttcacgtggctagtgacgcgttcgcgaaggtctgccCATGCATAGTATCGCGTTCGCGTTcaagccctcgcgttcgcgatgccctCAAGCCttactgcttcgcgttcgcgaaggctaatgACACCAGGCATAGTCCCCtccttccttctacgcgttcgtgaCTGGCCCCTCTCGTTCGCGTAAGTTCTTTAGGTattccttcgcattcgcgaaggccaaatccagCGGCCTCAAAactcctcttcgcatttgcgaagaagaaaatcAGATACCAGATACAACAGTTCCGAAACaacccgaaatgatccgaaaccacacCGAAACACAACCGAgcccccccgggaccccgtccaatcataccaaccagtcccataacataacacaaacttgctcgagacctcaaatcccatcaaacaacatcggaatcatgaatcgcacccaaacttaataaactttgaaacttcaacttctacaatcgatgtcggaacctatcaaatcacgtccgattgtcctcaaattttgcacacaagtcataattgacattatggacctactccaacttacggaatcggattctgacctcgatatcaaaaagtccacttcctgtccaaatctccaaaaattcatcttttgccatttcaagccaaattcttctacagacctccaaaaaaattttcggacacgctcttaagtccataatcaccatacggagctattgacatcatcaaaattctattccgaagtcgtttactcaaaagtcaactcgtcggtcaactctttccatttaagcttctaaataagaattgttcttttaatttaattctgaatcttccgaaaatcaaactcgaccacacccgcgggtcataatacatattccgAAGCTACTCGataccttaagtcactgaacgggacgttaattcttaaaacgacaagtcgggtcgttacagtgatcttcccttcctttattttatatttaatgtGTTGTCTTTTTAATTTTTGGTGTGTCTTAtgcctcttcattttcattagtGTGTTTTTTGTCCATTCTAATTCCTTTTGATTTCTTCGTTATTTTCATTTCCGTGTGCATCTTGATGGAATTTTGAAGGCGTCAGAAGGAATTGAATTTCGTGGAATAGACTTTGCGTTGTATTCACATTAGGAGCATATTATTTATCAATATGAATGGCGAATTTTCTTATATGTTCTTGAATATTCATTTTGGGATCAGCGAATGTCATGTTTAGTTGGAATTAGTGTAACCAAAGTATCTGATAAAGCTGCATCTGATGAATGGTACAATAACCAAAGCATTGACACTATGCTCAACATGAAATTGGTTCTTTCATATCATACTGCTATAATCCCTTTTCAGTAAAACATTAGTATATTGCAACTGAATCTAATTTGAAAGCTAAGGGATAAATCTTTGGCCTGTAATAACATttacggaaaagggccaaatatacccctatactatggaaaaatatttaaatataccTCTTATTATACTTTGGGTCCAAATATACTCCTTCCGTAATATTATTGATTCAAATATATCCCTCTTCCGTTAACTTTGTCCAATGTGGACATTAAATCCTATATGGCATTAatatttgatgaggtggatgACACATGGCATGCCACCTCAGCGCCCTTAACTCATTTTACCCCTCTCCTCTATTTGTTTTTCTACCCTCTGTGTGGCAACGGTAGCGGAGGGGAAAGAAATTTTACTGGTGCAATCAAAGCTGAAAATCAATTCGATTTCAACCCAAAGCTCACAAACGGTGTCGTAGACGTCCAACACTCTGAACATCTTCTCCAGTGATAACCTTCTGTATTTAGCTACCATTTCAGGGAACAAGAACAGAGTCAATGCACCATCTTTAGTAATCTCCGAGAAGCACGATTCTCTTATGTTGTCGGAGTCTGAGAAGACAGTCACAGAGAATCTTCTCGTCGTGAAACAGAGTAGTAACTGCAATCTTCACAGCACTCAACCAATTCTTGATTTTTATCTCCAGTAATTCCCAATCCATTTTCTGAATATGTGAAGAGCTCAACTTTTCAATTCCCAAGTAATACAAAGTCTCATCGATGACTGATTTTCGATTGAGTTGTAAATTTTCACGCACTCTCTTCCATATTGTAATATTCATAGTAGAATCACGAAGAAATTTTTAATTAGTAAAAATTAAATCTCTTTTATATGCCGTTACTTATTGAGCCATATTTTAGTTTTTCATTTTGATAATCGCGAACAAATTTACTAGTTAAGTTATAAATTAAGACCAATTAAGATTTACGGTCATATCTATGAGGATTGGAAACTAAAGAGAAAACTGATAATTAATCATCAATAATTTACTTTGGAACTTTATAATTCAATAATCCATAAATGGCTAAGAGCCACAGAGCTGTCCTTGAGCCAGTGCACTATCAATTTAACAACTAGGGCCTATAACTATGATTGATGAAGCAGTACAACCAAAAATGCTAGGTGCCAACTTCTGGATATTATTAGGCGAAGCTAAATCCacccaaaaacaaaacaaaacaaaacaaaacaaaacaaaacaaaagagcAATTATGATACGAAACCATAAAGCAACGTCCAGATCATAAGTTATACAGATAATTAGCACGCAGAAAACCATACAGGGCTAGTATATCGACTCACTGGACCATGCTATTATTTGCCGTTCACTTtccatcaacaacaatattttaaaaaatacagGAATTGTCCTTTCTTGAAAAAAGACTACCAAATAGGGATACTGCCCACatttgttaattaatttagagTAATGAAAGTATGCAAGATAAAATGATAGCTTTAGGTTGATGAATTAAGAGATCTAGTGATAATGGTACCGCCGCCTGTGCAACAAATGGCACTCAAGAAATGCAACAATCACTTTACTGGCCCGACAGTGACACTGAGATACCAACTTGCACTATGATGAATTGATAGTGCAGATAATAGCTTAGTAGGCTCCTCTCCGAAACTGCTAAAACAACTAAATTGTTCATAAACTATGTCACATGGTTATGGCCGTATGGGTatttcattcaaaaaaaaaatataacgcAACCAAATACTATTACATACGCTAAATGAGCACATGTAACATGGTTCATGAAGCCCAGGTTGGAAGAAGGGattggggagggggagggggatcTCCCTAACTCTCTTTGGTCTGCCAGAAAATAGGAAGGGCAGAAAGAGCAATGTGCCACCATCCAACACCAACTTTTTTGATTCCCTCTTAAGatcccgtttggattggctttaAAAAGCAGAAATAGCTTATTTGACCGTTGAGGGAGAGAAATGATCGTCTCTATCTATACTTTCTACATTTTATCGCACAACAAAAAGGTAATTATGCTAGAGGAGGTAAATGAATAGAGGGTGACACACTTTAACTTTCCTTTCCCTTTAACTGAACCAAAAAATTTGAAGCTATGTTCAACAGATTCGTTTATGGGTATGTATTGGGTACTGATATGTGCAAGTATCTGGTATGAGTAAGTCGAGCTTTTTGCTAATTTTGAGTGTATTTTAAATGATCATCACGAAGTACCCATACCCTTATCACACCCATTTGACATGGCTACATCAAGGTAAATGAAGGATCCACGTAACAGAAGTCTGAAatggagtgtgtgtgtgtgtgtgtgttgactGCAAACCGCTGGCTTTGATCCATGGTTGACACAACTCCAAGACTAAATGCCAAAATAACTTTTGGTAACCACCAAGCACCAAATTGGATGTTTCATCAGCTTCTCCACATCCTCAAACAGTGAATGACTGATTGCTGAATAGCTTGTTGACTGCCCAATTAAAAACCTTAATAAAAAGTTAGTGGAGTAACTAAACTAGGAGTGAAATCCATGGAATATCAGGAAACAAATGATAGCAAAGTCATCATAAATGCTCTTCACATCTCTTGTACTATGTTATGTAAGGTCACGTTTCTCTTTATGTTAAAGCTAAATCATGTTAAAGGTTAATGCGTGGAAAGTTGGGACCAGTAAGAGTAGTTTCAACTTTCAATATAATTCACCCCACCAACTCCCACCCACACCCCTTTCTGGCCCCCCCTTCTGTACGAAACACCTATCAGACTTGGTATTTTAGCTCATACTTGCACCAAATCATCTCCACTTACTAGACTTCACATAGGAGGAAAAGTATGGAACTGGTGGTCCTCACACatactttcctttgtttttttacCTTGGTTTCAAGTTTCACAATCTTTCGTCTGGCTTCCTCATTCTACTTTGGCACAACTAGTTTCTCCTTAGAGAGATGGAAGATAACAAATGGGAAGGGAAGAGAAGCATGAATGAAGcagaagaggaagaggaggaaCATGAAAATGTTGAAGAGGATAACAAAAGGAAGAGGGTATTGACTCTCTCCGGAAGGAAGCAATCTAGTGGTGGGCCAGCACTCCCTTCTTGCCAGATCGAGCAGTGCACTGCAGATATGGCAGATGCCAAGCCATACCATCGCCGCCACAAGGTGTGCGAGTTTCATTCAAAGGCTCCGGTAGTACTTATTAGTGGAATCCAGCAACGCTTCTGCCAGCAATGTAGCAGGTAAGTAACCCCGACTTTCTAATGAAAATCTCTAATTTTATCTGTGCCTTTCAAGTTGTATAGTGGAACTATCTCAAAAGCAACTATGTGCACCCCAAAATTCTCTCTTAGATGAAAGTCGCGAGGAACACTAACACACACTTTTTTTTTACTAAGAGAACACTAACAAAGTTGTATTAGCCAATaaataaagaagaatataattTTAGTTTGGGTGCTGATTCATTTGATGCAACATATTGGAATCCTCATATATCAAGAACAAATACCAATACTTAAGCTAGAACTAACACATGGAGACAAAAGTGCAAGGCCAATAATCCATTTACAATATGCTACAGGCACAGTATTCAATTTAACTATAGAATGTAaaggtccgacgatgtccatcccccatttcatgaacagcCATGGGGACAAAACCGAATGCAAGGGTTCTGCCGGTTGGTGTACTAGTGGTGtgtagcgttggcacttatcacattttcgtacgaagtctttggcgtcttgttccatgcaAGGCCAGTAATATCGTGCCCATACCAACTTCAGCACCAAAGAATCTGCGCCCGAGTGCttgccgcatatcccttcgtggacttctctcatgacataattaGCTTTTGATGCTCCTAAGCACCGGGTCAGCGGGCCTTGGAAGgattctatacaattggcctctcttgaagctataACGTGCAGCTTTGGCGCGTAATGCCCGTGATGCTTTGGGGTCTTCGGGCAAC
Proteins encoded in this window:
- the LOC107802557 gene encoding squamosa promoter-binding protein 1 isoform X1 translates to MEDNKWEGKRSMNEAEEEEEEHENVEEDNKRKRVLTLSGRKQSSGGPALPSCQIEQCTADMADAKPYHRRHKVCEFHSKAPVVLISGIQQRFCQQCSRSRFHQLAEFDEAKRSCRRRLAGHNERRRKTSYDSHGESSS
- the LOC107802557 gene encoding squamosa promoter-binding protein 1 isoform X2, whose protein sequence is MEDNKWEGKRSMNEAEEEEEEHENVEEDNKRKRVLTLSGRKQSSGGPALPSCQIEQCTADMADAKPYHRRHKVCEFHSKAPVVLISGIQQRFCQQCSRFHQLAEFDEAKRSCRRRLAGHNERRRKTSYDSHGESSS